TTGTAACTGGAACAACTTCTCTAACATATTTCTGAGCTCCGTATTGGTTCTTTATTATATTTTGTGATCCAGGACAAGATTCGCTGGAAAGTCCTGAGCTACTGTAGGGAGATTTTGTCTTGCTGGCAATAGGCGTTAATCGATTTAGTTTATTTTTTGACACTTGTGACAAGAAATGCTGTCTGATTTATCGCCGCAGGAGTGAGGTGGTGGCTAGTTAAGAGGTTGAAAAATAATATTTATTTTTTCTTTTTGTGATTTCGTTTTGCGGGGTTTTTGAGCGCTGTTTTTTTCTGCAATCAGCAGTGCCGGAAGGTATCTCCCGGCACTGGTTTTGTTTAAAAAAGGTAATTTAAAATCTTATAAATTGTTAATATCGAAATATTGCACTTCGGTGCCGCTGCCGGAAGAAGAAACTTCTTCGGCGCTATATTCATATTCTTTTCTCTCGCCGCTGCGGTCTATCGTCAGCTCTTTAAAGCCATAAAGGGCTTCATCCGCCAGCTGGCTGGGGCTGACATTTTGGATGGATTTAAAAATGCTGTATACCCGCTGGGGATGCTGCCTGTCCCATTCATTCAGCATGGCTTTAACGTTCTGGCGCTGCAGGTTTTCCTGGGAGCCGCATAGATTACATGGAATGATGGGGAATTCCCGTTTTTCGGCGTAGCGGATCAGGTCTTGTTCCCGGCAGTAGGCTAGCGGGCGGATCACGATATTTCTTTTGTCGTCGGAAAGTAGTTTAGGCGGCATCGCCTTTAACCGGGCGCCGTGGAACATGTTTAAAAACATGGTTTCAACAATATCATCCATATGATGTCCGAGGGCGACTTTCGTGGCGCCGATTTTTTCGGCAAAAGAATACAGGGTGCCGCGGCGCAGCCTTGAGCACAGGCCGCATGTGGTTTTGCCTTCCGGGATTTTTTCCTTAACCACGCTGTAGGTGTCTTTATCTATGATGTAATAGGGTACGCCTAAGGTCTCGAAATATTCGGGCAGAATATGTTCGGGAAAACCCGGCTGTTTCTGATCCAGGTTCACGGCAATAACATCAAATTTTATCGGCGCCGACTGCCTGAGCTTCAGCAAGATATCCAGCATAGCAAAAGAGTCTTTACCGCCGCTGATACAGGCCATAACGACATCGCCGTCTTCCACCATGTTGTAATTGACGATGGCATTACCGACATTGCGTCTGAGCTTTTTCTCCAGTTTATTGAATTCCAAGGACTCTTTTTTTACATCTTGCTGATTCATTGCTTAATTCATAGTATCCCGGTAAAGGGATAGCTGACCTTATCTGTACTGTGTTCGGGTAATAGGCGGGGATTATAAAGTGATTTGCGGTTTTCTTAAATGATTAGCATCAATTAATTGCCGGCGGTTAATGTTTATCTGTTAATAAAGCAGCGGTAATGGCATATATGCCGTTACCGCCACTTTGTTATTCGGGGTGGGCTGTTATCAAGCCAGGGGGGAGACATAACCCTCGGGTTTTAACGCCAGTACGTCGCAGTTCAGGCGGTCGATCACATGCTCGGCGGTATTGCCTATCAGGGCGGCAGACAAACCGGTCCGGCCTATGGTGCCCAGGATCACCAGCTCGGCATCCAGGCGCTGGGATACCCGGTCGATAACATCTTCCGGCAAGCCTTCTTCCACCAGGGTGTTTTCCGGCGGCACTTCAAACCTGGCGGCATGTTCGGCCATGGCTTCTTTATGGTGCTGCAGCATGCTGTCGTTGTACTGGCTGGAATTAAACTCGGGAATTTCTATGGTGATATTGACCGGGGTGCCGGGAAAAGAGTTCACCAGGTGGACATTGGCATGAATAATTTTTGATAAATTTACCGCTTCTTCGGTGATCTTGTGGTTCAGGGACTGGTGCTCGCTTTCGTCGCTGCCGACATTGATGGCTGCCAGGATATTACCGTTTTCCGGCCACTGGTGATCTTTGACCAGTAAGACCGGACTCGGGCATTTGCGCAACAGGTGCCAGTCGGTAGGGGTAAAAATAACCGATTTCAACTTATCGTGCTGGTGGGTTCCCTTGATAACGATATCGTATTTTTGTGTCAGCACCTGCTCGATAATGGCTTCAAAAGGGCGGTTATGCCAGATAACCTTGCTTTGGATGGTGAGATCATGGGTTTCCATGCCGCTGATTACATCCTGGAGCCAGATTTCCCGGTCGCTGATCACGGAATTGCGCATGACTTCACGTTCTTCGCTGGAGAGCATAGTGGTCATTTCATAAGAAAAATCGAAAATACTGACGAAGGCCGTGATCACGGCTTTGGTATGAACGGCTAATTCGATGGCGCGCTTGAGGGCTTTTTGCTCATGGGTGGTGGGGTCGATAACCACCAGGATATTTTGATACTTTTCCATCATCGGCTCCATATGCGTAAAGAGGTATATGCCATTATAATGCGATAATTAGCCTGATTATTAATTGTTTTAAATCAAGTTATTATCTAACGCTATAATGACAATATCACCTACAAGCATAGACTAAAACCCCCCGCCGGAAAAATATTCCCGGCGTTTAGGGGCAAGCCGGAGCCGAGCCCGGTTATTCCTTAAGCAGGGCGGTTTCGTTTAATTTATCAATATCCAGGATACGGATCAGCTTGCCGTCCACATGGATCAGGCCGTTTTTATGGAAGCGGTTAAGCAGGCGGCTGATGGTTTCAACCGTCAGGCCGATATAGTTGCCGATATCGCTGCGGGTCATGGTCAGGCGGAATTCAGACGAAGAAAGCCCACGGGCATGATAGCGCTGGCTCAGGTTGGCCAGGAAAGTGGCGACCCGCTGCTCGGCATTCTTGCGGTTTAACAGGGTCAGCATATCCTGATCTGTTTTAATTTCATTACTCATCAGGCGCAGGATCTGCTTTTTCAGCTTGGGCATGGAGTTCGATAGTGAATCCAGGGTGTTGTAGGGGATTTCACACACCATGGCCGTCTCCAGCGCCTGGGCGAAGCTGGGATGCTCGGTATTGGCGATGGCGTCAAAGCCCAGCAGGTCTCCTGCCAGGTGGAAGCCGGTGATCTGCTCTTCCCCCTGCTCGTTGACGGTAAAGGTCTTAAAGGTTCCTGAGCGTACCGCGTACAGTGATTGCAGCGTTTCGCCGTCGTGGAATAAGTTATCACCTTTGTGGATCGGACGTTTGCGATCGATAATATTGTCCAGGGTATCTAGCTCTTGGTCGTTTAAGCTAAAGGGTAGGCATAACTCACTGATACTGCAGTTTTGACAGTGGATATGTTGACTTTGACCACATTGTTTATTGTACATAATAGATGATATTCCTTGCTGCCGAATACTCAGGTTATGACCTAAGTATAACCTATGGGCGCATGGTATTAGAACACCAGTCTTGATGCAACAAAAAGACTGTAAATACCATAAAGTATTACCAATAACGCCATGATTTTACGAAAAACCTTGTGCGTGAGTAAGTATTTTATCTTGATCTGTCCAAAGGACATGGTTACCAGTGCCGGCAGGGTGCCTAAACCAAAAAACAGCATAATGCCGGCGCCGCTGATGGCACTGCCGCTGGCCATCGACCAGGTTAAGGTGGAATAGACCAGGCCGCAGGGTAGCCAACCCCACAGGCCGCCCAGCGCCAATGCCTTGGCGGGGGTATCCACCGGGATCACTTTTTTGCTCAGCGGCGAGATACGCTGCCATAAACCTTTGCCCAGCGCCTCGATACGGTTCAGCCACATCAGCCATTGTCCCATGTACAGACCCAGCAGGATCAAAAATACACCGGCTATCAGGCGCAGTCCGGCAAGCGGCATACCGGCATTGCGGGCGGCAAAGGAGCCGGTAAAGCCAATAATGGCGCCAATCAGGCTATAGGAGGCAATGCGTCCGATATTATAACAAAGCACCAGCAGGGTTTTGCTGGGCCGGGGAAGGGGGTCTGCCTGTTTGGCGGCACTTGCCGGGAGCACCTCTACCGGCTCTGGGACGGCCGGTTTTTGCCTGGTCTGGTTGGCGGGCAGGGCTGAGGTGAGCATAGTGGTGATGCCGCCACACATCATCACGCAGTGTCCCGCCCCTAGAATGCCGATAACAAACGCCGACAGCAGATCCAGGTTCATTCGGGCGCTCTGTCGTTATTGCCGGTTTTATTTTTGCTGTTTGCCTGCGGCGAGGTTTCCGCTGTCTGTGCCTGTTCGTCCTTGTTTTCTTCTACCGGGCGGCCTTCATCATCAAATAAAATGCTTAAGCCCTGTTTTTCCAGGTCATCAAACTGCTCGGTTTTTACCGCCCAGAAAAACAGGTAGATACCCAGCGCCGTTAATAACACGGCTATCGGGATCAACACATAAATAACACTCATTATTTCAACAGCCTTAATGAATTGGTTATAACTAAAATAGAGCTGGCAGACATACCGATCACCGCCATATAGGGGGTGATCAAACCGGCAACCGCCAGCGGCAATACGATGGCATTATAACCGAAAGCCCAGGCATAGTTCTGGAAAATAATTTTGCGGGTCTTAATCGCCAGGGTTTTTAAGGTAGCGACGCTGCTTAAGCGGTTGCTGAGCAGGATGACATCGGCGCCGCTTTTGGCGACATCGGTACCGCTGCCCATGGCGATGGAAACATGGGCCGCGCCAAACACCGGGGTATCGTTAACGCCGTCGCCTATCATAACCACGGTATGGTTTTGCTGCTCGCCCTTGATTATGGCCATTTTATCTTCTGCACTTAAGCCGCTGTTAACCTGATCCAGCGGCAGCTGGCGGGCAACGGACTCACAGCCGCTGGCGCTGTCGCCGGAAAGCATCATGGTTTTATTGTCGCCTGCATTCAGGCCCGATATCAGCGTAAGGGCGTCTTCACGGATTTTATCTTCCAGGTAGAAAGCCGCGATTAAGTTATCGCCGGCCATAAGCACACATTGGGCGTCCTGATACTGGCTCAGTCGCTCGCCGGATAATAACCAGCTGACCTTGCCGACCCGGTAGGCGGTGTCGTTGACAACACCGGAAATACCGGCCCCCGGGTGCACCTTGGCATCGCGTATCTGGTAGGAAAAATCCCGGAACCGGACGAAAGGTTTTGCCAGCGGGTGCTGTGAATAGGCTTCAAGGGCCGCGGCGATTTTCAATGCTTCTGCTTTATCCGGGCCATCCCCGACGACCGGCAGCTCGACCCGGGTAATTTCAAATTCCCCTGTGGTTAAGGTGCCGGTTTTATCAAAGCCGTAACAGTCTATTTTTGGCAAGGTTTCCATGACATGGCCGGATTTCACCATGATGCCGTCGCGGTTCAGCCGGGTGGTGGCGCAGGTCAATGCCGTAGGGGTGGCCAGGGACAGGGCGCAGGGGCAGGTGGCCACTAACACGGACAAGGTGATCCAAAAGGCTTCATGGGGCATATGCTGGTGCCAGTAGTAGGCGGTGCCTATGGCGGTCAGCAGGATAATGGCGACAAAATACTGGGCGATTTGATCCGACAGGCGCGCCAGTTTAGGTTTATGGGCCTGGGTACTCTCACTTAGACGGATAAGCTGGCTTAAGAAGGAATGGTTGACGTCCTGTTTCACTTCCATGATCAGGTTGCCGTCGCCATTGATGGTACCGGCGAAGATTTTGTCCCCCACGGATTTATCCAGCGGCAGCTGCTCGCCGGATAACATGGCTTCGTTTAACTGGCTCTGGCCGCTGACGATGATGCCGTCCGCCGGCACTACTTCTCCCGGTTTGATCATCACCCTATCCAGCGCCTGCAGGCTTTTCGCGCTTACCAGCACTTCCTGGCGGTTGCCGTCATCATCCGTGTCCAGCTTAGTGGCGGTCATGGGCATAAGTTTGAGCAGGTTGGCGGAAACCTCCGCCGCCCGGGCGCGGGCGCGGAATTCGAGAAACTTGCCCACCAGCAACAGGAAGGTAAACATGGAGACCGACTCAAAATAGACTTCCCCCTGCTGGCTGATGGTGGCCCAGCCGCTGGCGATAAAGGATAAAATAATGGCGATGGAGACGGGCACGTCCATCGACAGGCGTTTGAGCTTTAAGGTATTAAAGGCGCCCTGGTAAAACGGGAAGGCGCCGTAGCTGACCACAGGTATGGTCAACAGGAAACTGGCCCAGCGCAGGTATACCAGGTTATGGTCGGACATATCGGAGAAAGCGCCAAAATACAGGCCGATGGCAATCATCATCACCTGCATCATCAAAATGCCGGAGATGCCCAGGCGTTTGATAAAGGCCTTGGACTGCGTCTTGTTTTTCTCTTCGACCGTAGAGGCTTTAAAGGGCAGGGCATGGTAGCCAATTTTATCTAAAGTGGAGAGGATTTCGCTGAGCTTTACCTGGTCATCCGCCCATTTGACCTGCGCCCTCTGGGTGGTGGCGTTGACATTGACGGAAATCAGGCCTTCGAGCTTGCTTAGCTGCATTTCGATCAGCCAGGCACAGGCGGCGCAGCTGATGCCGTCAACGGTCAGGATCGCCTCTTTGCTGTGCTCGTTCTGATAAATAAAGTCATGCTGCAGGTTTTCGTCATCGAGTAGCTGATGGCGCTGCAACTGCTCCGGCACCAGGGGGGCGCCTTTATTGGCGGGCTCGGTGCGGAAACGGTAATATTCGGTGAGGTTATTGTCGACTATGGTCTGGGCGACCGCCTGGCAGCCGATACAACACATTACCTGCTGGATTTGTTCAATACAAACACTCAGGTCTACGCCTTTCGGGACAGGCTCGCCACAATGATAACAACTGCTGGACATTAGTTTGCTTCGGTAACGTCTGGGACTATCTCTATGGTATCAACCCGGGGTAAGTGCAGGGTGTCCTGTATCTTCCAGTGATTTTCAAACGGGGTTATGGTGATTTTCCACTTGCCGGTCACCTTGCGCTCCAGGGCATGGCGGAAATCGCCGTTGCCGTCGGCGGTCAGCACCAGGGAAAAGTCTTTCTCCGCCAGGGTGGCGTGATGAAAATTAACATTGAGCAGCGGGAATTCTTTTTCGATCCCGGTGGGGCTTAATACCAGGCTGTCATCGCCAAAGGTTAAGTCAAAGCGTATACCCAGCTTTTGCGCCAGCTTGACCTTGTCCAGCTCAAGGTTAATGGCTTTGCCTTTTTTATAATAGTCGCCGATCACCAAAGCGTCGGGTTCGTGGTTGGCGATGATAAAGGTGGCGATACCGGCGACGATAGCGATGACCGGCAAAGTAAATATCAGCCAGGCCCAGGGTTCTTTATACCAGGAAGTTTTCATTATTTCGAAAGAGTTATCTGCTTAACAAGAACGGATATTGTACTGTTTTTCTGGCCGCTGAACCAACAAAACCTGCGATTTTTTTGTGGTTTCCGGGAGAAAAATTTATGCGCCGGATATGAAAAAAGCCTTAACAACTTGGTTGTTAAGGCTTTGTTTTATCTTAAATAAATAGACTTGTTGGTCAACAGGTCAATTATTGAGATAAGCTGTAGACATAAGCACTGATCACGTGGACCTTTTCTTCGCCGAGGATGTCGGCCCAAGGCGGCATGACACCGGCGCGGCCATTGCGGATAGACTCTTCAACCGCTTTTGGCGAACCGCCGTATAACCAGGTGTTGTCGCTCAGGTTAGGCGCCCCTAACGGAATCCCCATGGCTAAGCTGCCTTGACCTTCTGCGCCGTGACAGGCGGTACACATGGCAAACTTGGTTTGACCTGCTTTGGCATCTTCCTGGTTGACTTCACGTCCGCTTAAGCTTAATACATAAGCCGCCACTTCTTTTACGCCCTGGTCGCCGCCAAGGGCGGTTTCCCAGGCCATCATGCCGTTCGCCTTACGGCCGTGCATAATGCTTTCCTTGATAACGGCAGGGCTGCCGCCGTATAACCAGTCCTTATCGGTCAGGTCAGGGAAGCCTGTGGTGCCGCGGGCGTCAGAGCCGTGACATTGGGAGCAGTTTTGTAAAAACAGGCGCTGGCCTACTTTTAGTGCTTCGCCGTCTTTGGCCAGATCTTCGATGCTGCGCTCAGCATATGCAGTAAAGATAGGGCCAAATCTTTCTTCGGCGGCAGACATTTCGCGGTCGTACTCTACCAGTAAACCTTGGGCTTTCGCCTCGGCCACTTTGGCTTTAGACTCTTCCAGGTTCAGTATGCCCTGGTTCGAGCTTTTCCAGCCGAACAAACCGTTCCACTGACCCAGGCCAGGGTAGAGCAGCAGGTAGGCAAAGCCCCAGATGATGGTGATTAGGAAGAAGGTACTCCACCATTTAGGTAAAGGGTTATTCAACTCTTCTATGCCGTCAAATTCATGACCCATAGACTCGCCTTCTTTAACACCGGCAAAGTTTTTTAAACACATGCGCAGTAGCAGGTAGCAACCTACTAGAGTGCCCAGGGTGAGAACTGATATCCAGATACTCCAGAAGCTAGACATTTTTATTAGTCTCCTGTTCGTTGTTTTTCTCTTTGCGATCTTCTTCTTCAAAAATCGACTTGGCGGCGTTATCAAACGACGACTTGCGTTTTTTACTGTATGACCAGATCACAATGATGATAAATAGTGCCAATATAAGGAGGGCAAAGAACCCTCTGAGCGTACCGTAATCCATGGTCATTACTTCAATGCATGACCAAGGGATTGCAGGTAAGCAATTATGGCGTCCATTTCTTTCTTACCGGCAACGGCTTTCTTGGCACCGGCAATATCTTCTGCCGAGTACAAAGGAATATATTCGCCTTGCTCATTTTTATGGCCACGGTTCTTGGTTAACATGTTAAAGGTTTCCATTTTCTTCGCTGTTAACTCACCGTCCAGGATATTTTCTTCCAGCCATTTAAATGCAGGCATGTTCGACTCAGGCACTACTGCGCGCGGGTCAATCAGGTGAACCCTGTGCCAGTCGTCGGAGTAACGACCGCCAACACGGGCCAGATCAGGACCGGTACGTTTTGAGCCCCACAGGAACGGATGTTCCCATACGTGCTCACCGGCAACCGAGTAGTGGCCGTAACGCTCGGTTTCGGCGCGGAACGGACGAATCATCTGGCTGTGACAGGTATGACAACCTTCACGGATATAAATGTCCCGGCCTTCAAGCTCAAGGGCGGTATAAGGTCTCAGGTTATCAACCGGAGTAGTTGTTTCTTTCTGGAAAAACAACGGGGTAATCTCTACCAGGCCGCCAATACTGATGGCAGCGATAGTGGCGATAAAGAACCAGCCAACGTGTTTCTCTAACGGTTCATGTTTATTTTTCATGCCATTGCCTCCTGACCTGCTTCGATACGCTCAAGACTTCCGTCTTTGGCACTGATAGTTTTAAACATGTTGTAAATCATGATCACAAAGCCGGCAACAACTAGGGCACCGCCTAAGAAACGCATGAAATAGAAAGGATAAGAAGCGGTTAAGCTTTCAACGAAGCTGTAGGTTAAGGTACCGTCGGTGTTTACCGCACGCCACATCAAACCTTGCATTACGCCGGAAATCCACATGGCAACGATGTAAAGTACGATACCGGCAGTGTGCATCCAGAAGTGAACATTGATCAAACGGATACTGTACATGCGACTCTGGTTAAACAGCACAGGGATCAGGTGGTACATAGCACCGATAGATACCATGGCAACCCAGCCAAGGGCACCTGAGTGTACGTGACCTACGGTCCAGTCGGTGTAGTGGGATAAGGCATTAACCGACTTGATCGCCATCATAGGTCCTTCGAAGGTAGACATACCGTAGAAAGACAGGGAAACGATCAGGAAACGTAGAATCGGATCGTGACGCAGTTTATGCCATGCACCGGATAAAGTCATAATACCGTTGATCATACCACCCCAGGAAGGCAGGAATAATACCACTGACATTACCATACCGACGGACTGGGCCCAGTCAGGTAAAGCTGTGTAGTGTAAGTGGTGAGGACCGGCCCAGATATACAGGGAAACCAGCGCCCAGAAGTGAACAATAGATAAACGGTAAGAATAAACAGGGCGTTCCGCCTGCTTAGGAACAAAGTAATACATCATACCCAGGAAACCTGCGGTTAACAGGAAACCTACCGCGTTATGGCCGTACCACCACTGCATCATAGCATCGATGGCGCCCGAGTATAGGGAATAAGATTTCATCGCAGACAGAGGGATGGCCATAGAGTTACCTATGTGCAATACCGCAACCGTGATAATAAAACCACCGAAGAACCAGTTGGCCACATAAATGTGGGACGTTTTACGCTTGATTAAGGTGCCGAAGAAGACAATAGCGTAAGACACCCAGACCACGGCGATCAGGATATCAATTGGCCATTCCAGTTCTGCGTATTCCTTACTCGTGGTATAACCCAGAGGCAGGGAGATAGCTGCAGCAACGATAACGGCCTGCCATCCCCAGAAGGTAAAGGCTGCTAAATTACCGCCGAACAGCGCGGTCTTACAGGTACGTTGTACCACGTAATAAGAGGTAGCAAACAAGGCACTGGTACCAAAGGCGAAAATTACCGCATTGGTATGTAGTGGACGTAGACGAGAATAGGTAAGCCAGGGGGTATCGAAGTTCAATGCCGGCCAGATCAACTGTGCAGCAATTAGAACACCAACGAGTGTTCCGACGAATCCCCAGATTACCGTCATTAC
This genomic window from Thalassomonas viridans contains:
- the ccoP gene encoding cytochrome-c oxidase, cbb3-type subunit III, which produces MSSFWSIWISVLTLGTLVGCYLLLRMCLKNFAGVKEGESMGHEFDGIEELNNPLPKWWSTFFLITIIWGFAYLLLYPGLGQWNGLFGWKSSNQGILNLEESKAKVAEAKAQGLLVEYDREMSAAEERFGPIFTAYAERSIEDLAKDGEALKVGQRLFLQNCSQCHGSDARGTTGFPDLTDKDWLYGGSPAVIKESIMHGRKANGMMAWETALGGDQGVKEVAAYVLSLSGREVNQEDAKAGQTKFAMCTACHGAEGQGSLAMGIPLGAPNLSDNTWLYGGSPKAVEESIRNGRAGVMPPWADILGEEKVHVISAYVYSLSQ
- the ccoO gene encoding cytochrome-c oxidase, cbb3-type subunit II; translation: MKNKHEPLEKHVGWFFIATIAAISIGGLVEITPLFFQKETTTPVDNLRPYTALELEGRDIYIREGCHTCHSQMIRPFRAETERYGHYSVAGEHVWEHPFLWGSKRTGPDLARVGGRYSDDWHRVHLIDPRAVVPESNMPAFKWLEENILDGELTAKKMETFNMLTKNRGHKNEQGEYIPLYSAEDIAGAKKAVAGKKEMDAIIAYLQSLGHALK
- a CDS encoding FixH family protein, with product MKTSWYKEPWAWLIFTLPVIAIVAGIATFIIANHEPDALVIGDYYKKGKAINLELDKVKLAQKLGIRFDLTFGDDSLVLSPTGIEKEFPLLNVNFHHATLAEKDFSLVLTADGNGDFRHALERKVTGKWKITITPFENHWKIQDTLHLPRVDTIEIVPDVTEAN
- the ccoN gene encoding cytochrome-c oxidase, cbb3-type subunit I, with translation MSQSNTSAVDYNMKVVRQFTVMTVIWGFVGTLVGVLIAAQLIWPALNFDTPWLTYSRLRPLHTNAVIFAFGTSALFATSYYVVQRTCKTALFGGNLAAFTFWGWQAVIVAAAISLPLGYTTSKEYAELEWPIDILIAVVWVSYAIVFFGTLIKRKTSHIYVANWFFGGFIITVAVLHIGNSMAIPLSAMKSYSLYSGAIDAMMQWWYGHNAVGFLLTAGFLGMMYYFVPKQAERPVYSYRLSIVHFWALVSLYIWAGPHHLHYTALPDWAQSVGMVMSVVLFLPSWGGMINGIMTLSGAWHKLRHDPILRFLIVSLSFYGMSTFEGPMMAIKSVNALSHYTDWTVGHVHSGALGWVAMVSIGAMYHLIPVLFNQSRMYSIRLINVHFWMHTAGIVLYIVAMWISGVMQGLMWRAVNTDGTLTYSFVESLTASYPFYFMRFLGGALVVAGFVIMIYNMFKTISAKDGSLERIEAGQEAMA
- the fnr gene encoding fumarate/nitrate reduction transcriptional regulator Fnr; the encoded protein is MYNKQCGQSQHIHCQNCSISELCLPFSLNDQELDTLDNIIDRKRPIHKGDNLFHDGETLQSLYAVRSGTFKTFTVNEQGEEQITGFHLAGDLLGFDAIANTEHPSFAQALETAMVCEIPYNTLDSLSNSMPKLKKQILRLMSNEIKTDQDMLTLLNRKNAEQRVATFLANLSQRYHARGLSSSEFRLTMTRSDIGNYIGLTVETISRLLNRFHKNGLIHVDGKLIRILDIDKLNETALLKE
- the uspE gene encoding universal stress protein UspE, whose translation is MEKYQNILVVIDPTTHEQKALKRAIELAVHTKAVITAFVSIFDFSYEMTTMLSSEEREVMRNSVISDREIWLQDVISGMETHDLTIQSKVIWHNRPFEAIIEQVLTQKYDIVIKGTHQHDKLKSVIFTPTDWHLLRKCPSPVLLVKDHQWPENGNILAAINVGSDESEHQSLNHKITEEAVNLSKIIHANVHLVNSFPGTPVNITIEIPEFNSSQYNDSMLQHHKEAMAEHAARFEVPPENTLVEEGLPEDVIDRVSQRLDAELVILGTIGRTGLSAALIGNTAEHVIDRLNCDVLALKPEGYVSPLA
- the ttcA gene encoding tRNA 2-thiocytidine(32) synthetase TtcA, encoding MNQQDVKKESLEFNKLEKKLRRNVGNAIVNYNMVEDGDVVMACISGGKDSFAMLDILLKLRQSAPIKFDVIAVNLDQKQPGFPEHILPEYFETLGVPYYIIDKDTYSVVKEKIPEGKTTCGLCSRLRRGTLYSFAEKIGATKVALGHHMDDIVETMFLNMFHGARLKAMPPKLLSDDKRNIVIRPLAYCREQDLIRYAEKREFPIIPCNLCGSQENLQRQNVKAMLNEWDRQHPQRVYSIFKSIQNVSPSQLADEALYGFKELTIDRSGERKEYEYSAEEVSSSGSGTEVQYFDINNL
- the ccoS gene encoding cbb3-type cytochrome oxidase assembly protein CcoS, with the protein product MSVIYVLIPIAVLLTALGIYLFFWAVKTEQFDDLEKQGLSILFDDEGRPVEENKDEQAQTAETSPQANSKNKTGNNDRAPE
- a CDS encoding heavy metal translocating P-type ATPase; amino-acid sequence: MSSSCYHCGEPVPKGVDLSVCIEQIQQVMCCIGCQAVAQTIVDNNLTEYYRFRTEPANKGAPLVPEQLQRHQLLDDENLQHDFIYQNEHSKEAILTVDGISCAACAWLIEMQLSKLEGLISVNVNATTQRAQVKWADDQVKLSEILSTLDKIGYHALPFKASTVEEKNKTQSKAFIKRLGISGILMMQVMMIAIGLYFGAFSDMSDHNLVYLRWASFLLTIPVVSYGAFPFYQGAFNTLKLKRLSMDVPVSIAIILSFIASGWATISQQGEVYFESVSMFTFLLLVGKFLEFRARARAAEVSANLLKLMPMTATKLDTDDDGNRQEVLVSAKSLQALDRVMIKPGEVVPADGIIVSGQSQLNEAMLSGEQLPLDKSVGDKIFAGTINGDGNLIMEVKQDVNHSFLSQLIRLSESTQAHKPKLARLSDQIAQYFVAIILLTAIGTAYYWHQHMPHEAFWITLSVLVATCPCALSLATPTALTCATTRLNRDGIMVKSGHVMETLPKIDCYGFDKTGTLTTGEFEITRVELPVVGDGPDKAEALKIAAALEAYSQHPLAKPFVRFRDFSYQIRDAKVHPGAGISGVVNDTAYRVGKVSWLLSGERLSQYQDAQCVLMAGDNLIAAFYLEDKIREDALTLISGLNAGDNKTMMLSGDSASGCESVARQLPLDQVNSGLSAEDKMAIIKGEQQNHTVVMIGDGVNDTPVFGAAHVSIAMGSGTDVAKSGADVILLSNRLSSVATLKTLAIKTRKIIFQNYAWAFGYNAIVLPLAVAGLITPYMAVIGMSASSILVITNSLRLLK
- a CDS encoding cbb3-type cytochrome oxidase subunit 3; this encodes MDYGTLRGFFALLILALFIIIVIWSYSKKRKSSFDNAAKSIFEEEDRKEKNNEQETNKNV
- a CDS encoding sulfite exporter TauE/SafE family protein, coding for MNLDLLSAFVIGILGAGHCVMMCGGITTMLTSALPANQTRQKPAVPEPVEVLPASAAKQADPLPRPSKTLLVLCYNIGRIASYSLIGAIIGFTGSFAARNAGMPLAGLRLIAGVFLILLGLYMGQWLMWLNRIEALGKGLWQRISPLSKKVIPVDTPAKALALGGLWGWLPCGLVYSTLTWSMASGSAISGAGIMLFFGLGTLPALVTMSFGQIKIKYLLTHKVFRKIMALLVILYGIYSLFVASRLVF